A window of the Eubacterium sp. 1001713B170207_170306_E7 genome harbors these coding sequences:
- the neuB gene encoding N-acetylneuraminate synthase, with amino-acid sequence MSVFIIAEAGVNHNGSLKRAKEMILKARESGADAIKFQTFKSERLVSTFAEKAAYQIKNTGSADESQLEMVKKLELSFDDFRELQAFSKEKGIQFLSTPFDLESIDFLNQLDMPFWKLPSGEVTNYPYLVKIAQTHKAIVMSTGMCTLDEIREALAVLRENGARKISLLHCNTEYPTPMEDVNLKAMETLKKAFGTPMGYSDHTKGIEVPIAAVAVGATIIEKHFTLDRSMEGPDHKASLEPSELKAMVQAIRNIEKAVGTGDKKPTPSEIKNMAIARKSIVASQPIKKGEVFTEQNITTKRPGTGISAMRWRQVLGQKATRDFAEDELIEV; translated from the coding sequence ATGAGTGTTTTTATCATCGCCGAAGCAGGCGTCAATCATAATGGTAGTCTAAAACGGGCAAAAGAAATGATCCTTAAAGCCAGAGAATCTGGGGCTGATGCCATCAAGTTTCAGACCTTTAAATCTGAAAGGCTGGTTTCCACATTTGCTGAGAAAGCAGCATATCAGATTAAAAATACTGGTAGTGCCGATGAAAGCCAGCTGGAAATGGTCAAAAAGCTGGAATTAAGCTTTGATGATTTTCGGGAGCTTCAGGCTTTCTCAAAAGAAAAAGGCATTCAGTTTTTGTCCACCCCCTTTGATCTTGAAAGCATTGACTTTTTAAACCAGCTGGATATGCCATTCTGGAAACTGCCGTCAGGCGAAGTTACAAACTATCCCTATCTGGTTAAGATCGCCCAGACCCATAAAGCTATTGTCATGTCCACCGGCATGTGTACCTTGGATGAAATCAGAGAAGCCCTCGCTGTGCTAAGAGAGAACGGTGCGCGTAAAATATCTCTTTTACACTGTAATACCGAGTATCCGACGCCCATGGAGGATGTCAATCTTAAAGCGATGGAAACCTTAAAAAAAGCATTTGGCACACCCATGGGCTATTCCGACCATACAAAAGGCATTGAGGTTCCTATTGCGGCGGTTGCCGTGGGAGCAACGATTATCGAAAAGCATTTTACCTTAGACCGCAGCATGGAAGGACCCGACCACAAAGCCAGCCTGGAACCATCCGAGCTCAAGGCGATGGTTCAGGCTATCCGCAATATCGAAAAAGCCGTTGGAACCGGGGATAAAAAGCCAACACCTTCAGAGATTAAAAATATGGCGATTGCCCGAAAGAGTATTGTCGCCAGCCAGCCCATTAAAAAGGGAGAGGTTTTTACAGAACAAAACATTACCACCAAACGCCCCGGAACTGGCATCAGCGCCATGCGGTGGCGCCAGGTTCTCGGTCAGAAAGCAACACGTGACTTTGCAGAGGATGAGTTGATTGAAGTATGA